A DNA window from Aspergillus nidulans FGSC A4 chromosome V contains the following coding sequences:
- a CDS encoding Zn(II)2Cys6 transcription factor (transcript_id=CADANIAT00002905), whose translation MEEDNGPDSSGSADQTIRGPEVGHACNSCRRRKLRCSREVPACQHCRKSASECYYEAKRAKPGMKAGALDNIHRRLDALERSLEKHQAGLESSAGAGLPQQSNSAIQAILSTLAAGFQKLEQSGSLGAGPSSKKRRRNENEVHCIAPSAEIPLLPDDEVLSHVLEAYFNYIHPWTPVIHEGRLRRRLIDDCDREKLQLVIQSMILVTQPYIEDAETASHLATLINDAENTRDWLVSQAMKQPSVENLQALVILASNDIGSGRAFQAWPLVGSLSRMVEYLQLTVEHDEAVQHPFCQPYRVLPPPTDWTEAEERRRIFWAIFALDRFCSNPVVTPYFGIWDKSAGRIGNPIAFLPTHPTPAPARAVEDEADAPSEAGTSPGATSSVVDMSTVGAYAYCIEATESLSRVTTYFLQQKVNLNDQKEFGAWLTRFKELDLRLVHWKMLLPQKWTVNVAQQGSTRMDPNLTLAHVTHNASMILLHQPIAFPLPEWPFKSRLPSLCSMDTCQAAAVEVASITNHYLKSSLPMSPLSSQFTFCVFIAARALLLSWKHSPRQKSVAPEFWVLVQSLDAMATRWTGVHAGAGGRPSNLPAKYSSTLAELHRRCVQDESFSLDIARYTTEISHADEMVQLQPDILPPTSHTMSDSPPPSTQRVNSGPHPTIASPALAKHIAGGSREPRGGPDSILGQQAFSTPRVPSITPNAFSLNVDVPSADTDIPNIFRADLAADTEASMAMSQMLLDQQFTGLDRVISYNEGLFGSEFGGKW comes from the exons ATGGAGGAAGATAACGGCCCAGACTCATCCGGCTCCGCCGACCAGACGATCCGTGGCCCCGAGGTAGGCCACGCCTGCAATTCGTGCCGTCGGCGCAAGCTTCGGTGCTCGAGGGAGGTACCGGCCTGCCAGCACTGTCGGAAGTCTGCGTCCGAGTGCTACTATGAGGCGAAGCGGGCCAAGCCTGGGATGAAGGCCGGCGCGCTGGATAACATTCATCGGAGACTTG ACGCACTGGAACGCTCTCTCGAGAAACATCAGGCCGGGCTGGagagctctgcaggcgctggGCTGCCTCAACAGAGCAACTCCGCCATCCAAGCCATCCTATCAACACTGGCTGCCGGTTTCCAGAAACTCGAACAGTCTGGGAGCCTGGGCGCCGGCCCGTCTTCTAAAAAGCGACGGAGGAACGAGAACGAGGTTCACTGTATAGCCCCGTCAGCCGAGATCCCTCTTCTACCGGACGACGAGGTACTCAGCCATGTGCTCGAAGCATACTTTAACTACATTCATCCGTGGACGCCTGTCATCCACGAGGGGAGACTCCGTAGGCGGCTAATAGATGATTGTGATCGGGAAAAGCTTCAACTCGTCATACAGTCTATGATACTTGTGACTCAACCATATATCGAGGACGCCGAGACAGCGTCGCACCTGGCAACATTGATCAACGACGCTGAGAATACGCGGGATTGGCTCGTCTCACAGGCCATGAAACAGCCATCAGTTGAGAACCTGCAGGCTCTTGTCATCTTAGCCTCTAATGAT ATCGGTAGCGGCCGCGCTTTTCAGGCATGGCCCCTAGTGGGCTCGTTATCGCGCATGGTTGAGTACCTCCAGCTCACAGTCGAGCATGACGAAGCTGTTCAGCACCCTTTTTGCCAGCCTTACAGAGTACTCCCGCCGCCTACCGACTGGACTGAAGCGGAAGAGCGACGGAGGATCTTCTGGGCCATCTTTGCCCTGGACCGCTTCTGCTCG AACCCGGTCGTGACCCCTTACTTTGGCATCTGGGACAAATCCGCCGGCCGGATCGGGAACCCAATCGCCTTCCTCCCTACTCATCCTaccccagccccagcacgAGCTGtggaagacgaagcagacGCGCCTTCAGAGGCCGGAACGTCTCCCGGTGCTACATCGTCAGTAGTGGATATGTCCACTGTCGGGGCCTACGCTTACTGCATTGAGGCTACCGAGTCCTTGAGCCGCGTAACCACATATTTTCTGCAGCAGAAAGTCAACTTGAACGACCAGAAGGAGTTTGGCGCTTGGCTCACCCGGTTCAAGGAGCTCGATCTCCGTCTCGTTCATTGgaagatgcttcttccgcagaAGTGGACAGTCAACGTCGCGCAGCAGGGCTCGACGCGGATGGACCCTAACCTGACTCTTGCCCACGTCACACACAACGCGTCCATGATCCTCCTGCACCAGCCCATTGCTTTTCCGCTACCCGAATGGCCATTCAAGAGCCGCTTGCCGAGCCTCTGTAGTATGGACACATGCCAGGCGGCGGCGGTCGAAGTGGCATCCATCACAAACCATTATCTGAAAAGCTCGCTTCCGATGTCACCGCTAAGTAGCCAATTCACGTTTTGTGTTTTCATTGCGGCAAGGGCTCTTCTACTGTCCTGGAAACATAGTCCAAGGCAAAAAAGTGTCGCCCCAGAGTTCTGGGTCCTGGTTCAGAGTCTCGATGCAATGGCTACTCGTTGGACCGGGGTCCATGCAGGAGCAGGGGGACGCCCAAGCAATCTGCCAGCCAAATACTCATCCACTCTGGCTGAGCTGCACAGGCGATGCGTTCAGGACGAATCGTTCTCGCTTGATATTGCGAGATATACTACAGAGATATCGCATGCAGATGAGATGGTTCAACTACAGCCAGATATTCTGCCTCCTACATCACATACCATGAGTGATAGCCCACCCCCCTCCACACAAAGGGTCAACTCAGGTCCGCATCCTACAATTGCTTCACCGGCACTAGCCAAACATATTGCCGGAGGCTCTCGCGAACCAAGAGGTGGTCCGGACAGTATCCTTGGGCAGCAGGCCTTCTCGACTCCCCGAGTACCCTCCATAACGCCAAACGCCTTCTCGTTGAACGTGGACGTCCCCTCTGCTGACACTGATATACCCAATATCTTTCGTGCGGATTTGGCAGCCGATACAGAAGCTTCAATGGCCATGTcgcagatgctgctggatcagcAGTTTACCGGGCTAGACCGGGTTATAAGTTACAATGAAGGTTTGTTTGGCTCGGAGTTTGGAGGGAAGTGGTAG
- a CDS encoding uncharacterized protein (transcript_id=CADANIAT00002906): protein MNREEANGIWTTSASDSAAGIHPVPQDTNNLGQYTRNALLISDYGRTRPTLWQNMPQLDNEGAVIAWYNATFLWAPTPQPRGVIEANIATLNMIDPIQILINQNILHALAILHGTGRCNPAGYGISARTYFSMAWNRRRNPKLRIMHYICRECRKNRVFALERPKCPGLVAGASNKTHLDFIIRRDHSAFSQIDTDRA, encoded by the exons ATGAACAGGGAAGAGGCAAATGGAATCTGGACGACGTCTGCCTCTGATTCGGCAGCAGGCATTCACCCTGTTCCTCAGGATACAAACAACCTGGGCCAGTACACCAGGAATGCCCTGCTCATAAGTGACTACGGACGAACACGGCCGACCCTGTGGCAGAACATGCCCCAGCTTGACAACGAGGGGGCCGTTATAGCCTGGTACAATGCAACATTTTTATGGGCACCGACGCCCCAGCCTCGAGGCGTGATCGAAGCCAACATTGCGACTCTGAATATGATCGATCCCATTCAGATCTTGATCAATCAAAACATACTGCATGCCCTCGCTATCCTCCACGGCACTGGCCGCTGTAACCCTGCAGGGTATGGGATCAGTGCGCGCACCTACTTCTCCATGGCATGGAATCGCCGCCGCAACCCCAAGCTGCGGATCATGCACTACATCTGCCGCGAGTGCCGAAAGAACCGGGTCTTTGCACTGGAGAGACCGAAATGCCCTGGTCTTGTCGCTGGCGCATCGAACAAAACACAtctcgacttcatcatccgcCGCGATCACTCGGCCTTTTCGC AGATCGACACTGATCGCGCTTAG
- a CDS encoding uncharacterized protein (transcript_id=CADANIAT00002907): protein MGLFGAWALCLSLLPLSLAQDCNREFYITSQADADSVGRDCPIVNSSVLINGSYTGSLVLNSVRNITGTLKAVWPDSTSPQPMSVELPDLEYVNGIDFPALTASRFSAPMLETANYMYLGQAAPGNGLSICSIDGCAEEEPYSAMTSVMNLTLSSLTSVGRFKLAVKTERFALRYSDGAES, encoded by the exons ATGGGCTTGTTTGGCGCGTGGGCTTTGTGCCTATCTCTACTGCCCC TCTCCCTTGCCCAAGATTGCAATCGCGAATTCTACATTACTAGCCAGGCTGATGCGGACAGTGTCGGACGAGACTGCCCAATAGTAAACAGCAGTGTGCTCATAAACGGATCGTACACGGGCTCTCTGGTTCTGAACAGTGTACGCAATATCACGGGGACCCTTAAGGCTGTTTGGCCGGATTCGACCAGCCCCCAGCCCATGTCGGTTGAACTGCCGGATCTTGAATATGTGAACGGGATCGACTTCCCCGCGTTGACAGCATCCAGGTTTTCCGCTCCGATGCTAGAGACAGCCAACTATATGTATCTGGGACAGGCAGCGCCCGGAA ATGGCCTCTCAATCTGCAGTATCGACGGCTGCGCGGAGGAAGAGCCCTACAGTGCAATGACCAGCGTCATGAATCTGACGCTCTCATCTCTAACTTCGGTCGGCCGATTTAAGCTTGCTGTGAAGACAGAAAGGTTTGCCCTTCGTTACTCGGATGGCGCTGAATCCTGA
- a CDS encoding uncharacterized protein (transcript_id=CADANIAT00002908), translated as MTSHPLNISLPIVEAEGLFLTGPIERIDLPGLREFESIYINSSLPLDCGPLVRQFSDTANTKSARYTCKSTAEEDAGLSMRVKVAIGVVIGVVGAGILGGLAFWWRRRRHGLSKSCHVSQVELTDLSRGGVRGQRNWERAPNDEAPPPYSPR; from the exons ATGACATCGCACccgctcaatatcagcctTCCCATAGTCGAGGCGGAAGGTCTGTTCCTCACGGGTCCGATTGAGAG GATTGATTTACCAGGCCTGCGAGAATTTGAAAGCATATACATCAACTCATCCCTTCCTCTAGACTGTGGTCCACTGGTTAGGCAATTCAGCGATACAGCAAACACGAAATCGGCCAGGTACACATGTAAATCTACGGCCGAGGAAGACGCTGGCCTCTCTATGCGCGTGAAAGTGGCTATTGGAGTGGTTATTGGCGTGGTTGGGGCTGGGATATTGGGAGGTTTGGCgttctggtggaggaggagaaggcacgGGTTGTCCAAGTCTTGTCACGTTAGCCAAGTTGAGCTCACAGACTTGTCTCGCGGTGGAGTTCGTGGACAGAGGAATTGGGAACGGGCCCCGAATGATGAGGCGCCGCCTCCGTACTCTCCGCGATAG
- a CDS encoding uncharacterized protein (transcript_id=CADANIAT00002909): MRLIAAFTAFLALAYAAPSVDLEKTSLDKRQQGENCVEVFFPESCADRGLVECDGAGSIRICCTRCY; the protein is encoded by the exons ATGCGTCTCATTGCCGCCTTCACGGCCTTCCTGGCCCTCGCCTATGCCGCACCCTCGGTGGACCTTGAAAAGACCTCCCTTGATAAGAGACAGCAAGGTGAGAACTGCGTT GAGGTCTTCTTTCCTGAGAGTTGTGCCGACCG TGGCCTGGTTGAATGTGATGGAGCTGGATCCATCCGAATTTGCTGC ACACGCTGCTATTAG
- a CDS encoding Kelch repeat protein (transcript_id=CADANIAT00002910): MVRAAWKKLLNDASVQRSSQTLSIVGADAFIYGGELRPREPVDSAVYRISVGSDGGAEALLSTIAGVPTSPPPRVGSASTTVAGKIYIFSGRGGTAMAPIEEEGAFWVFDPLAGNGEWSRIQPANPQAPYPVGRSYHALTSDGKETIFLHAGCPEKGRLRDLWAFNVNSGEWSELPQAPGPERGGTSIAYAGGKIYRINGFDGKTEQGGALEVFDLESKTWRTIEYPADGANGPSPRSVSCLLALEIGGKPSLVTMFGEHDPSSLGHQGAGKMLSDAWAFDIESEKWDKILVEGEEPPSRGWFDADVLYGSSIILHGGLAESNERLGDAWSLQFAGA, encoded by the exons ATGGTACGCGCGGCGTGGAAAAAGCTTCTGAACGACGCGTCCGTCCAGAGGTCATCCCAGACTCTGTCCATCGTTGGGGCAGATGCCTTCATCTATGGCGGAGAGCTGCGACCTCGAGAGCCCGTAGACTCTGCAGTTTACCGCATATCAGTAGGCAGTG ATGGTGGCGCTGAAGCCCTCCTGTCTACAATCGCTGGGGTCCCGACCAGCCCGCCACCCCGTGTTGGCAGCGCGTCTACAACCGTTGCTGGTAAGATCTATATATTCTCCGGTCGTGGTGGAACAGCCATGGCGCCTatcgaagaggagggagCATTTTGGGTCTTCGACCCCCTCGCTGGTAACGGCGAATGGTCGCGGATCCAACCCGCGAATCCCCAAGCCCCGTACCCCGTTGGACGCAGCTACCACGCTCTTACGAGCGATGGTAAAGAGACGATCTTCCTGCATGCCGGCTGCCCTGAAAAGGGCCGACTCCGCGATTTGTGGGCTTTCAACGTTAATAGTGGCGAGTGGTCCGAGTTGCCTCAAGCCCCGGGCCCGGAACGGGGTGGCACATCGATAGCATACGCTGGCGGCAAAATCTACCGCATCAACGGTTTCGACGGCAAGACGGAGCAGGGGGGTGCTCTGGAGGTGTTTGACCTTGAGAGCAAGACATGGAGGACGATTGAATATCCGGCAGACGGGGCCAACGGCCCCAGTCCGCGGAGTGTAAGCTGCCTTCTCGCGCTCGAAATCGGCGGAAAGCCATCGCTAGTGACGATGTTTGGAGAACACGATCCTAGCAGCCTGGGTCACCAGGGGGCAGGAAAGATGCTCTCAGACGCTTGGGCGTTCGACATTGAGTCCGAGAAGTGGGACAAAATTCTcgtggaaggggaggagcCTCCATCTCGAGGGTGGTTCGACGCCGACGTGCTTTACGGGTCTAGTATAATCCTTCACGGTGGACTTGCAGAGTCGAATGAGCGCCTCGGTGACGCATGGTCATTGCAATTTGCCGGGGCTTGA
- a CDS encoding Zn(II)2Cys6 transcription factor domain-containing protein (transcript_id=CADANIAT00002911) has product MSTEQSQQVRRCVKTLKIRRDRSGCRSCRKRGKKCDEAKPICQACVRLGLECRYGVDFAFRNYGRDAFIQGDPTSQPDRAALRRGLCASSICSSIESGEIIKSWYLDHFISHVRHLLPASPSHFTHLQRTLQSPQLRSAALCISASNLSILSTQVQRRCIPSDSRRSVSSPLVNQLHHAQARKYHEQTLSYCRKVTAPNMESEAPTILTALTVLAYYHHASTDHRRFRLAVWDTVRFVSNHREALTRSADGNQALQMWYRLCVSHRLGKPPAMLLEGEGRSVYGPNLYPGSFEELYLHCIVGLNLDDLIYDILIKTIEIRSRIMAFRCVAGRYGLSDEAREIGEVAHGLLARYLGREDNVVELAETHSGYMRGAHLRGLFHIQRERLAVWTSHLSVSKDRSPGPDSPIPARIRTHRDAMNALYSLLCEVMFDEAEAETIGDIPTLSSHSYAQKFIHILSTLDLAASITSDIYTFSLTEVLLQLVQCCRSPALFTYILDTFWPLLETNGRGYEHSHYPTHLVKRIISLIAAYWEQRREIKLVLPAVSENVPKMRLLDIYSEVSVVVCGWDGQGEREGKGESCFLERVRLP; this is encoded by the exons ATGTCCACTgagcagtcgcagcaggTTAGGCGATGCGTCAAAACTCTGAAGATCCGGCGTGACCGCTCCGGATGCCGCTCGTGCCggaaaagagggaaaaag TGTGATGAGGCTAAGCCTATCTGCCAAGCTTGCGTACGGCTTGGACTAGAGTGTAGATACGGCGTTGACTTTGCATTCCGGAATTACGGCAGAGATGCGTTTATCCAAGGCGACCCTACTAGCCAACCCGACAGGGCGGCATTGCGCCGTGGACTCTGTGCCAGTTCAATTTGCTCCTCGATAGAGTCTGGAGAGATAATCAAATCGTGGTATCTGGACCACTTCATCTCACATGTCCGCCATTTACTCCCAGCCTCCCCATCCCATTTCACCCACCTGCAAAGAACCCTTCAATCACCGCAGCTGAGGTCCGCTGCCCTCTGCATCTCAGCATCaaatctctccatcctcagcacCCAGGTCCAGAGACGATGTATTCCAAGCGATTCTCGAAGATCTGTATCCAGCCCGCTCGTCAACCAGCTCCATCACGCCCAAGCAAGGAAATATCATGAGCAGACGCTGTCCTACTGCCGCAAAGTAACAGCGCCCAATATGGAGTCGGAGGCACCCACCATTCTTACTGCGCTTACTGTCCTCGCATATTATCACCATGCATCTACAGACCACCGCCGCTTCCGTCTCGCAGTATGGGACACAGTCCGCTTTGTCTCAAACCACCGCGAAGCGCTCACGCGCTCGGCGGACGGTAACCAGGCATTACAGATGTGGTACCGTCTTTGTGTATCTCATAGGTTGGGTAAACCACCTGCTATGCTGCTTGAAGGCGAGGGAAGAAGTGTCTACGGACCCAACCTCTATCCCGGCTCATTCGAGGAGCTGTATCTCCATTGTATTGTGGGTCTGAACTTGGACGACCTTATTTATGATATCCTGATCAAGACGATCGAGATCCGCTCTAGGATTATGGCGTTTCGCTGTGTAGCAGGCCGGTATGGTCTGTCAGACGAGGCCAGGGAAATTGGCGAAGTCGCCCATGGGCTTCTCGCTCGTTACCTCGGTAGGGAGGACAACGTAGTGGAATTGGCAGAGACGCACAGCGGTTACATGCGCGGTGCTCATCTACGAGGACTTTTCCATATCCAGCGGGAGAGGCTTGCAGTGTGGACATCGCATCTCAGCGTGTCGAAGGACCGATCGCCAGGCCCAGACAGCCCGATCCCAGCACGCATCCGCACGCACCGCGACGCAATGAACGCTCTCTACTCGCTTCTCTGCGAGGTAATGTTCGATGAGGCCGAGGCTGAAACGATCGGCGACATACCCACCTTATCTTCCCACTCCTATGCGCAAAAATTCATCCACATTCTCTCAACCCTAGACTTGGCCGCATCCATCACATCCGACATCTACACATTCAGCCTCACCGAGGTCCTGTTGCAGCTTGTTCAATGCTGCAGATCACCTGCCCTGTTCACCTACATTCTTGATACGTTCTGGCCTCTCCTTGAAACCAACGGACGTGGTTACGAACACTCGCACTACCCGACGCATCTTGTGAAGCGGATTATCAGCTTGATTGCGGCTTACTGGGAACAGAGGAGGGAGATAAAGCTGGTGCTACCTGCTGTAAGTGAGAATGTGCCCAAAATGAGGTTGTTGGATATCTATAGTGAGGTCAGCGTGGTGGTTTGTGGGTGGGATGGTCaaggggaaagggagggcAAGGGTGAAAGTTGCTTTCTCGAGAGGGTGAGACTGCCTTAG
- a CDS encoding uncharacterized protein (transcript_id=CADANIAT00002912) produces MKSRKLLSLVPLVGVSHALNATSLTSQYLGADAPWYTSRIPLFETSVSSIEEVYYYRWSIFRAHQRDLGSLGYISTEFINDVSWQTSPWGILIDAANFHLREGRWCRDRRFKEDYADTLFGPNTYPYQFSEVLADGVWAGYLVDGVIDDAVQRLEAMVSVYEGWSDENATGGVGGYDESKGLYWIQPLDDATEYTISSIDASGGYDGFFGGEAFRPSINAYQFANAKAISNLAASSGNEDLADEYNAKAETIKSLVQQYLWNTTFNHFIDRFYVNNENVTYWDPIRGRELVGYVPWTHDLPDDNETYAQAWSHILDSEKLAGSHGLRTNEPSYEYYMRQYRYEGSNPECQWNGPSWPYQTTQVLTGLANLLDHYPVSSAAGIISKKDYNSLLTQYANLHYNPSYDGILNLEEDYNADTGVPIVGLARSPHYFHSGFIDQVISGFVGIRPSAEDVLDVNPLADADEVSYFRLENVLYHGHDVSVQWDADGTRYGSSGLQVEVDGEVVASSDTLSRLSVNITRVVPPAIDRPIAKSIQLGLDTEYPVGNVSVPGVDASDIHFVIDGRVWFYPEIQNWWDTPIGSGEEIWYEINFGEAVKVTRAEIAFAVVEEANVDIPNSYRFECLDGDEWVGLDIDGE; encoded by the exons ATGAAATCCAGAAAGCTATTGTCACTGGTCCCCCTCGTGGGTGTATCCCACGCCCTCAATGCAACGTCCCTCACAAGTCAATACCTCGGTGCTGATGCCCCTTGGTACACTTCCCGAATCCCGCTATTCGAAACCTCGGTCTCGTCAATTGAGGAAGTCTACTATTACCGCTGGTCCATCTTCCGTGCACACCAGCGCGATCTAGGATCCCTTGGGTATATATCCACCGAGTTCATCAATGACGTCTCGTGGCAGACTTCCCCATGGGGGATTTTGATTGATGCAGCCAACTTCCATCTCCGGGAAGGACGCTGGTGTCGAGACCGTCGGTTCAAGGAGGATTACGCTGATACTCTCTTTGGACCGAATACATACCCCTATCAGTTCTCAGAGGTCTTGGCCGATGGCGTCTGGGCGGGCTACCTGGTGGACGGAGTGATTGACGATGCCGTACAACGTTTAGAGGCTATGGTCAGTGTCTACGAGGGGTGGAGCGACGAAAATGCAACGGGTGGCGTTGGCGGCTACGATGAGAGCAAAGGGCTCTACTGGATCCAGCCCTTGGATGATGCGACAGAGTACACGATCTCTAGCATCGACGCGAGCGGTGGGTATGATGGGTTTTTTGGGGGCGAGGCGTTCAGGCCGAGCATCAACGCCTACCAGTTCGCCAACGCGAAAGCGATCTCAAATCTCGCAGCCTCGTCGGGCAACGAGGATCTCGCGGACGAGTACAACGCCAAAGCAGAAACTATCAAGTCCCTTGTCCAGCAATATCTATGGAACACTACCTTCAACCACTTCATCGACCGGTTCTACGTCAACAATGAGAACGTCACATACTGGGATCCGATCCGGGGACGAGAGCTAGTCGGGTACGTGCCCTGGACGCATGACCTGCCAGACGACAATGAAACGTATGCCCAGGCCTGGAGCCATATCCTCGACAGTGAGAAACTGGCTGGATCGCATGGGCTGCGCACCAACGAGCCCAGTTACGAGTACTACATGAGGCAATACCGCTATGAAGGCTCCAACCCGGAATGCCAGTGGAACGGACCTTCGTGGCCGTACCAGACGACTCAGGTTCTGACAGGACTCGCCAATCTCCTCGATCATTAcccagtctcgtcggcggcggGCATAATCAGTAAGAAGGACTACAACAGCCTCTTGACGCAGTACGCGAATCTCCACTATAACCCCTCGTACGACGGTATCCTGAACCTAGAGGAAGACTACAACGCCGACACGGGCGTCCCAATTGTCGGCCTCGCAAGAAGTCCGCACTATTTCCACTCCGGCTTTATCGATCAGGTCATTTCCGGGTTTGTCGGGATCAGACCGTCTGCTGAAGATGTGCTTGACGTGAACCCGCTAGCGGATGCCGACGAAGTCTCTTACTTCCGTCTTGAGAACGTGCTCTATCATGGACACGATGTTTCTGTGCAATGGGATGCAGATGGAACCCGATACGGCTCGTCAGGGCTCcaggtcgaggtcgacgGCGAGGTTGTCGCAAGTTCCGACACATTGTCCCGGCTCTCGGTCAATATCACTCGCGTGGTTCCCCCTGCTATCGACCGTCCTATCGCAAAATCTATCCAGCTGGGCCTTGACACGGAATACCCTGTCGGAAATGTATCTGTTCCTGGAGTTGACGCGTCTGACATCCATTTCGTCATTGATGGGCGCGTATGGTTTTACCCCGAAATTCAAAATTGGTGGGACACGCCAATTGGTAGTGGCGAGGAGATCTGGTACGAGATCAATTTCGGAGAAGCCGTAAAGGTGACGAGGGCAGAGATCGCATTcgcggttgttgaggaggcgaaTGTCGATATCCCCAACAGCTATCGTTTTGAGTGCCTAGACGGGGATGAGTGGGTAGGTCTCGATATCGATGGGGA GTGA
- a CDS encoding non-ribosomal peptide synthetase (transcript_id=CADANIAT00002913), which yields MAVSSWDGDLTYGELDELSLRLAHHLVGLGVGPEKFVLSCFEKSTWAIVARLAVLRAGGAYISIHATNPPIYLDSVIQRTEAGVLLSDVKFAARFQHLVPHFVGITPEWLRSLPVNHAPPCDTVVPENACLVLFTSGSTGQPKGIVQVHQSYTTAIRDYVRNIGLDSTTRMLHFDDYAFDISNLELLVPLTIGGCCCVPPPVKTTDNLINAISSLRANITFLTPTVAIKLDPAEISSLHTICVGGEPLPKELINKYSSSSTRLINQFGMGEVAICCAYNDSIHPDRGNTIGRPASGPIYIVDSASPERLLPLGAVGELLIEGPHLSRRYLDNTAVSRTAAGFLSKTPRWMAELHPARSVSRMYRTGDLGRLNADGTLDYIGRKDTILKLDGCRVDAIEVEHQARKCLSPADAIVVDLLGAIDGTEDPQIAALLYLDGHTDSKIPAVNGEPVITNAEKDGMAREKVDTIREAIKQALPAYMVPSVFLLMSWMPRTASKKTDRKKIRMLAQKYYMAERKLRMDSPCYVQQSQVLPP from the exons ATGGCCGTCTCTTCTTGGGACGGGGACCTTACCTACGGAGAGCTTGACGAGCTCTCCCTTCGTCTGGCCCATCATCTCGTCGGCCTTGGGGTGGGACCCGAAAAATTCGTTCTGAGCTGCTTTGAGAAGTCGACCTGGGCTATCGTGGCCCGCCTAGCTGTCTTGCGTGCAGGGGGCGCCTACATCTCTATCCACGCTACGAACCCGCCAATATACCTGGACTCCGTCATCCAGCGGACTGAAGCAGGAGTCCTGCTGAGCGATGTCAAGTTTGCAGCTCGCTTTCAGCACCTAGTCCCTCATTTTGTGGGCATCACCCCAGAGTGGCTGCGCAGTCTACCGGTGAACCATGCACCACCGTGCGATACGGTTGTGCCGGAAAATGCCTGCCTCGTTCTGTTCACTAGCGGCAGTACAGGCCAGCCAAAGG GCATTGTCCAAGTCCACCAATCCTATACAACCGCTATCCGAGACTATGTCCGCAATATCGGTCTCGATTCCACCACTCGCATGTTGCACTTCGATGACTATGCCTTCGATATCAGCAACCTGGAGCTGCTAGTTCCGCTTACTATCGGCGGGTGTTGTTGTGTCCCACCCCCAGTGAAGACCACCGACAACCTGATTAACGCTATCAGTAGCCTGCGCGCCAATATCACATTCCTCACCCCTACCGTTGCAATAAAGCTTGATCCAGCGGAAATTTCTAGTCTGCACACGATCTGCGTTGGCGGCGAGCCTCTGCCCAAAGAACTCATCAATAAatactcctcctccagcacccGTCTTATCAATCAATTCGGCATGGGCGAAGTCGCCATCTGTTGCGCGTACAACGATAGCATCCATCCAGATCGTGGGAATACTATAGGCCGTCCAGCGAGTGGCCCTATTTATATTGTTGACTCGGCGTCGCCGGAGCGTCTGCTTCCACTGGGAGCGGTGGGCGAGCTGCTCATTGAAGGGCCGCATCTTTCCCGTCGGTACTTAGACAATACAGCTGTCTCgcgcacagcagcaggattTCTATCCAAGACGCCTCGCTGGATGGCCGAGCTGCACCCCGCGCGCAGCGTAAGCAGGATGTACCGAACCGGCGACCTCGGCCGGCTCAATGCAGACGGAACATTAGATTACATCGGTCGTAAAGACACCATCCTCAAGCTAGACGGGTGCCGTGTTGACGCTATTGAGGTGGAGCATCAGGCGCGCAAGTGTCTCTCACCTGCTGACGCCATTGTGGTTGACCTTCTAGGTGCCATTGACGGCACGGAAGATCCCCAGATCGCGGCACTGCTGTACTTGGACGGACATACTGACAGTAAAATACCGGCAGTTAATGGAGAACCGGTTATCACGAATGCAGAGAAAGATGGCATGGCTAGGGAGAAGGTCGATACTATTCGCGAAGCTATCAAGCAAGCGCTGCCGGCGTACATGGTGCCCTCTGTCTTCCTGCTCATGTCATGGATGCCACGCACGGCTTCTAAGAAGACAGATCGAAAGAAGATTCGTATGCTGGCGCAAAAGTATTACATGGCAgagaggaagttgaggatggaCTCTCCGTGCTACGTTCAGCAGTCCCAGGTGCTTCCGCCGTAA